The following nucleotide sequence is from Mytilus edulis chromosome 13, xbMytEdul2.2, whole genome shotgun sequence.
AGACCGAAAAATGTTAAATCTCGCCAcattatgtgcctgtcccaggtcagaaACTTGTTTTTTGTTGTCTGTTGCTCTCTGCCATAGTTGTTGTTAGTATATTGTTTAAGTATAAAATACGTCGCTGGTTTTGTCACATTTTGTCATAACAAGAACGTCATGTTTTGGGTTGTTTGTAATGTTTAATATCATACGATGACCaatagttgcttacatccacgTTCTTTGGCTTCTAGTAATaggttgtctcattgtcaattctAACACATCTCACTACTTGTTTATACAATGGAGTTAAATTGGTGTACACAGGTGGCTTGTTTGTAAATTAATGAGAATAGTCATCCACATTTAATAAATTGACTTAAGACAAACATcgttaaataatttttgaaagaGAAAAAGGAAAACAATCTTAAAGAATTCataagaaaattatttaaataaacatgtattgcTATATTTCTAGAATATTAAATCAAGCATGAAAAGCGTGAGAGATTAACCGATTGCATCACGCCTGTTTTTACATGATTGTTCATTTAGCTATTTCTTCTGCAGCCTGCCGCCCTGATTTTTCTCCAGTACGATCTAGTGGAACTTTTCCTACAACCAGTAGGACCTCCATTATGCATGCGTGCGTAATCTTCACAAGTCGTTCCACATCTTCTACCCCCGTAACGTCTCATATAAGTCTTTGTACATCTCTTTGCACAATAGTAGTTGTTCGCACACTGTCTATAACCTGTAAAAGTTAAATACAAATTCAGTTccattataaataagaaaatttgATAGTAATATAGTTGTACAGGGTCTAGATGTGGTatactgaatagagaataatgggcctACCTTTATAGTAAAAACGGGCCGGAAAAATAACGAACAGAGAACCATGggcaaaatatataaagaatattgTGTAGAGaatattacttttaaaacaaCAGATTACCGAAATGCAGAAGTCCCATCCATCTTTAATCAGGTAAGTTCGTGTCCAAAGTTCAGAATACAAAATTCAGTTAAACGTTTGGGTCTACAAAAGGTACAATGACATATTCAGAATAGTCAAACATCCAGTTGCAGCCTTGGTTTAAGTATTATTACATGAAAATTAACCATTTAAATATAACCAATATAGAAGCACTGGCTACTTGGCGCGCAGACGCATATATTACCCTCGATGACTTATGTTCAGTTTGTTTTCATATGAGTATATACACAAAAAAGACCAATAGTTACGTGTATGGAAAGAAACGATATATGTCTGCTTTTGTTCCTTGTAGTACTGAAAAGGAAACAGAAGCATCTGAAGACTGCTCTTATATTGATATCCGAAAAAAATCAAGGGTAGCTATTCTCAAAACAATACTCATTTTTTACAATTCAAATGAAGTTCACTGTACATTTGTACATCCAAAACTATTTCGCTAGTGATATGATTTCACACTCGAAACATCATGGAATGGGTTAATTCACGTATAAACTATTTGGTTGCCATGACGTCGCCCAATGAAATAAGATTTAACATACAGCAGAGGAATTTTTGTGATCTAAACTTATGTCAATTAATACTACgtccatttttttcttcaaatttcaatTGCCAAAATAGttctcatattaaaaaaaaaacataacgaaaAGATAAATTTTCCGCATTTTAGTGTAAACCAAAGTTATAACCTATATATCAATTCATGAGAAGTGGGAAGAAACATTATCTCGTCCTCAGCTAGAATTGTTTGGTTGAAGATGGAAGACTAACCAAATGTCACAGCTTAAATGTATTGTACTACTGGTTTCATAAGCTTTGGTATACACATACCCCTGCCCGGTCGATAACAGTCTTTCCAGTACACGTTTTTTATCTGAAAGGGTCCACAGGAATATGATCCGCCATCCAAACGGCATCCTATGTTCCTTTTACATCCTGATTCTACCTTAAATTAAATATTGTTGTGAACAACACAATGCATAATAATAAGAAATACAAGAATTAATTAgatattaaaaattataatgaactatatacatgtaatgatCCGTTAGTTTTAGATTGGCAAACGAAGTACAGTATTGATTCTGAGATTTGTATTTCTGTCCTTGGCTTAGCTAAAACCAATTTCAAAATCTCTTTACCAGTAGTTGCATAAAAAGCAAAAGGCACTTTTAATTTAGTTAATATATAGTAACAGTAAAAAGGTAAACCTGGTGAAGACTGCTGGAATAAGCTTGtgttgggccttttatagccgactgtACAATATGGGttgttctcattgttgaaggccgtacggtggacTGTAATTGCTTACTACCACTTCATTTTcactttggtggatatttgtgtcattggcaatcataaaacaTCTACTCATTTGTATACTAAAACTTTAtttactacagggttgaaaagtaatgaaGTTCAGTGTAGAAATTTAGTGCGCATCTACAATGTTTATAAACAAGGCCGTGTAAAAGGCCCATAAATGCCTCATGACCATATGTTTTGATTGTTGCGAAAGATGGGTATATATTTGTACTGAATGAATAATATATGAAAGCTTCTGATTTCTAAAGATAAACCAGGAGTAAATTTAATTGCAGTAATAGGTTTGCATTGAAGCCAATGAgatattttttactgaatatatccTTTCAAAATTATGTTCCGATCAATTATTTCCTCGATGCTTGCATACCTATTGCGCATGTGTAGGCACTAACACTAGTGACATCCTGGGCTTGGTAATGCACATACAAACTGTTTGGTTGCCATGACATCCACCAATGAAATGAGATTTAACATACAGCATATCATAATTATTGTGATTTAACATAATGTTTATTGATTGAATGTCCAGTCTCTTTTTGGCATGTCCGTCACCGaatacgttaaaaaaaaaagaatcgaaGCCTGGTATACATACTTACTTTACAAATACATGCCAGGCACTTGTTAGAAATTCCTGAAAATTTAGTTATATGCTTAAAGTGAATAGATTAAATTGTAAATAATGTGGAAAACATTTTACAAGTCAGATATACTGATTTGTTAAAGAACATGCTATAAACAGTCAACGATGGTCCCCCTTTTCCTACCAAAGTTAATTACAATATGTTCTGTTACTGTTATGTTTTACCTACTCTGATACTACCAAATTTGTACTGACCATGAACAACACAACGGGTGAcacaggatctgcgtaccctcCTAAAGCACCCGAGATTACCCCCAGTGTTTGTTAGGGTTCGTGTTGTCTATGGCCTGGTATTCTATATAGTGAAATGTAGGCTGTTGTTTGTCTGAATTTTTATTTGCAATGCATGTCCTTTTTGGTTTTTTGGGCTCTTTCTGACCTatcattttaactttttgaaCATTTTCGACTAAAGAGATAACGTTGGTTAAATGGTGGCTTGCTAAAGGTTCCTCGTTCGGCGTGTTCAGTTGTAAATTTTGTAGGAGATTCATAAGCTATTATGACAGTgtatttgttcatgttgttggaATCAAAATAACCTTTTTTCTAAATCTTTTCCACTTCATGACAAAAATATCGTTTTTTATATAGCAATTCACTTTTAGTATCttggaaaatataagaaaaatctaTGGTATACAgttgtaaattcaaaaattattgcgagTACTTTAATTACGATTTTGACACAAAAACTAAATTTGAGAATAATTATATGGATGTGAAATTAGCGGCCGGTTCGTTATTAGTTTTTCGACAGTCCAATTTCTTagtggaaaataataaaaattcaaatactcTATAACATTAAAAGCACGATATTCGTAGTTGAAAGGAATAAAATGATGTGTGAAATCGttttatgaccccttcaagctAGCTGTCGTAAATTATCGTTGTCTTCAAATATAAACCTTTATTTAAATGGCACATTTGTCTTTATGacacatatatttttacaaatgtatctataaaatacaattaataaagTACTTCTATACATTATCATTATATTtcttgaaacaaaaacaaacgatcaCTCTagtaaaatctaaaaatagaaatagaaataattatggaaagccaaaaaaaaaaagatatcgtcacttttcagctaaaaatcgTCTAAAATTCAGGTCAAAGGCAACAGGGCGATGACTAGATctccctgatctctcaatcttcaTAATATTATGCAGATAGTTAGTTAATATACAG
It contains:
- the LOC139502254 gene encoding lysozyme-like, with the protein product MNTLTVYMTIKQSVLPCPLKLPTGADSSIKENFKTRMLALQFFLKVLVIILTIHAELILAGISNKCLACICKVESGCKRNIGCRLDGGSYSCGPFQIKNVYWKDCYRPGRGYRQCANNYYCAKRCTKTYMRRYGGRRCGTTCEDYARMHNGGPTGCRKSSTRSYWRKIRAAGCRRNS